The genome window GAGCCGGAGCGGCCGGGGCGCCTCCGACGATGTCGGCGTAGATTTTCTTGACGCGAGCTTTCACGACGGGGCAGGCCGGGTCGTTCACGAGGCAGTAGCCGAGCGTCTCGCCGGAGCAGCCGCAGTTGCACGTCTCGCGATTCACGGTGTCGAGGAACGACTTCCGCTTCGCCTCGTCGACCTTCGTGAGGTCGTAGCCGGGGAGCGTGGAATAGTAGCCCCCCTGGACCTCGAGGCTGAGCTTCCGTCCGCCGGAATCCGTAGACGCGGAAGGTGTCGGCGACGTCTTCTCCTGCGCCGCGAACTTCTTGCCCTTCATCGCCGCAGGACTGGGGGTTCTCCCTGCGGCGCTCTCCCCCTCGCTCACTTCCGCGGTCGCCGCCGCCGGGTTCAAGCGGCTGAACCTCGCTGCGAGCCTTTCGAAGTCCGCGTCGGAGATTTGAGAAACCAATCGGAACTCGTCCATCGACGCGAAGGTCTTGCCGGCCTTGCGATGCGTGGCAATGCGGCTCGCCGTTCCGGCGCTGATTCCGGGGTACGCAGTCAGTGTTTTCTCGTTGGAGCCGGCACTTACCA of Acidobacteriota bacterium contains these proteins:
- a CDS encoding helix-hairpin-helix domain-containing protein encodes the protein MTNRFNRWLVLSVVALAVFAAIPAPSAVAAAAPLKQAQSDALLKAMVSAGSNEKTLTAYPGISAGTASRIATHRKAGKTFASMDEFRLVSQISDADFERLAARFSRLNPAAATAEVSEGESAAGRTPSPAAMKGKKFAAQEKTSPTPSASTDSGGRKLSLEVQGGYYSTLPGYDLTKVDEAKRKSFLDTVNRETCNCGCSGETLGYCLVNDPACPVVKARVKKIYADIVGGAPAAPAPAH